From the genome of Streptomyces sp. V1I1, one region includes:
- a CDS encoding DUF1330 domain-containing protein produces MTAYVVIDLNIADPEGFQEYIDGVTPLIDKAGGRNLLIDGNALVLEGDWRPATLVIHQFESKAVLQRFWDSAEYQPLKELRRKYSTVKVVAGENA; encoded by the coding sequence ATGACCGCTTACGTCGTCATCGACCTCAATATCGCCGACCCGGAGGGCTTCCAGGAGTACATCGACGGGGTGACACCTCTCATCGACAAGGCCGGCGGCCGTAACCTGCTGATCGACGGCAACGCCCTGGTTCTCGAAGGGGACTGGCGCCCGGCCACGTTGGTCATCCACCAGTTCGAGTCCAAGGCGGTGCTCCAGAGATTCTGGGACTCCGCGGAGTACCAGCCGCTGAAGGAGCTGCGGCGCAAGTACTCGACAGTCAAGGTGGTCGCGGGGGAAAACGCCTGA
- a CDS encoding GntR family transcriptional regulator produces the protein MAKPQQIASNAMLPKHAQLRAILVDMCTNQLSPGDALPSERQLCIDHGVSRVTVREALSQLVAEGLAVRVHGRGTFVAERAYRSELRLASFHEDMRRLGLEPSTVILSIGRDAPAPATITALELGPNKDAWHVRRLRLANGTPISVDDAWYDAELLPDLDSVDFTSSIYETLAVQYGYPVDRAEQIVGAGRAPAEISTLLGMSKGGSVMTFDRTSYSGKQPIEHTYSWFRADRYQLHMTLADR, from the coding sequence ATGGCCAAGCCGCAGCAGATCGCCTCGAATGCGATGTTGCCCAAGCACGCGCAGTTGCGCGCCATCTTGGTCGACATGTGCACGAATCAGCTGTCGCCCGGAGATGCCCTTCCGAGTGAGCGCCAACTGTGCATCGATCACGGAGTGAGCCGCGTAACGGTGCGCGAAGCCCTCAGTCAGTTGGTGGCCGAAGGCCTCGCGGTGCGCGTGCACGGCCGGGGTACGTTCGTGGCGGAGCGGGCCTACCGCTCTGAGCTGCGTCTGGCGTCCTTCCACGAGGACATGCGCAGGCTTGGGCTCGAGCCGAGCACCGTGATCCTTTCCATCGGCCGGGACGCACCCGCGCCCGCCACGATCACAGCCCTGGAGCTTGGCCCGAACAAGGATGCCTGGCACGTGCGACGCCTCCGGCTGGCCAATGGCACACCGATCTCGGTGGATGACGCCTGGTACGACGCCGAGCTTCTGCCGGACCTGGACAGCGTCGACTTCACGTCTTCGATCTACGAGACGCTCGCCGTCCAGTACGGCTACCCGGTGGACCGCGCCGAACAGATCGTGGGGGCCGGCCGTGCGCCCGCGGAGATCTCCACGCTGCTGGGCATGAGTAAGGGCGGTTCGGTCATGACCTTCGACCGCACCTCCTACAGCGGCAAGCAGCCGATCGAGCACACATACTCCTGGTTCCGTGCCGACCGGTACCAGCTTCACATGACGCTCGCCGACCGTTAG